Proteins from a single region of Euleptes europaea isolate rEulEur1 chromosome 21, rEulEur1.hap1, whole genome shotgun sequence:
- the SSTR5 gene encoding somatostatin receptor type 5, with protein sequence MDPLHFPSTLSVESSSLDANASMRANTTNGTLQRLPISPEIQSVLIPIIYLLVCAIGLSGNTLVIYVVLRYAKMKTVTNIYILNLAIADVLFMLGLPFLATHNAISYWPFGSFLCRLVTAFDGINQFTSIFCLTVMSLDRYVAIVHPIKSTKWRRPRVAKLISVAVWTLSFLVVLPIIIFTDVQEDLHTCNMSWPEPINIWSAVFIIYTSVLGFFGPLLVICLCYLLIVIKVKSSGIRVGSTRRRRSEKKVTRMVVIIVVVFVFCWLPFYIVNIVNLIFILPEEPALVGVFCFVVILSYANSCANPILYGFLSDNFKQSFQKVLCLHKGNGVEDGDPTEHRPEKSSRLQEVMLLQGSIDSNGHMQTSKV encoded by the coding sequence ATGGATCCGTTGCATTTCCCCTCCACTCTGAGCGTGGAGTCTAGTTCTCTAGATGCCAACGCCTCCATGAGGGCAAACACGACTAACGGTACCCTTCAGAGGCTCCCCATTTCCCCTGAAATTCAGTCTGTCCTCATTCCTATCATTTACCTCCTTGTTTGTGCCATTGGACTGAGTGGAAACACCCTGGTCATCTACGTGGTCTTGCGTTACGCCAAGATGAAAACGGTCACCAACATTTACATCTTAAATTTAGCGATTGCTGACGTGCTGTTCATGCTCGGTTTGCCATTCCTGGCAACCCACAACGCCATCTCCTACTGGCCCTTCGGGTCCTTCTTGTGCCGCCTGGTTACGGCTTTTGACGGCATCAACCAATTCACCAGCATTTTCTGCCTGACCGTCATGAGCCTTGACCGCTACGTCGCCATCGTCCACCCCATCAAGTCTACCAAGTGGCGCCGGCCGCGGGTTGCCAAGTTGATCAGCGTGGCGGTCTGGACGCTGTCCTTTCTGGTGGTGCTCCCGATAATCATTTTTACTGATGTCCAGGAAGATCTGCATACCTGCAACATGAGCTGGCCGGAGCCGATTAATATCTGGTCTGCGGTGTTCATCATTTACACATCCGTGTTGGGCTTTTTTGGCCCCTTGCTGGTCATCTGCCTCTGCTACTTGCTGATTGTCATCAAAGTCAAGTCGTCCGGCATCCGAGTCGGCTCCACGAGGCGCCGACGGTCGGAGAAGAAAGTGACCAGGATGGTGGTCATCATCGTCGTCGTCTTCGTCTTCTGCTGGCTCCCCTTCTACATTGTGAACATTGTCAACTTGATATTTATTTTGCCCGAGGAACCGGCCTTGGTGGGCGTTTTCTGCTTCGTGGTGATTCTCTCGTACGCCAACAGCTGTGCCAACCCCATCCTGTACGGGTTCCTTTCAGACAACTTCAAGCAGAGCTTCCAAAAAGTCTTGTGCCTTCACAAAGGGAACGGCGTGGAAGATGGCGACCCGACGGAGCACCGGCCGGAGAAGAGCAGCCGCCTGCAGGAAGTGATGCTGCTCCAGGGGAGTATCGACTCCAACGGGCACATGCAGACCAGCAAGGTGTAG